Within the Chiloscyllium punctatum isolate Juve2018m chromosome 37, sChiPun1.3, whole genome shotgun sequence genome, the region ccatcctctgtgtataaaagttgccccataggttcccttttattttttcccctctaaccttcaaCTGATGCCTTCtcttcctcaattccccaactctgagaaaaagactgagtgcattcactttatccaagcctctcatgatcttatacacctctataaggtctgccctcaatctcctacgctctaaagaaaaaagtcctagcttgtccaacctctccctataactcagaccattgagccaagacaacatccttgttaatttcttctgcactctttcccgtttaataacatccttcctatagcaaggtgaccaaaactgaacacaatacaccaagtgcagcctcaccaatgtcctgtataactgcaacataacttcccaacttctgtactcaatgccctgactgacaaaggccaatgtaccaaaagccttcttcactgtcctgtctatctgtgactttcagagaaccatgcacatgaactccaaggtctttctgttccactgcactccttaaggtcctaccattcaccatgaagctCCTGCCATGATTTGACTTTACAAAATTCAAAACCTCACAGTTATCTATATAAAACTCCATTTggcatttctcggcccactttccCAGCTGGTCAAGggtctgctgcaatttctggtaaccttcctcactgtccatgataccacctattttagtgtcatcagcaaacgtactaattgtgccttgtagattctcatccaaatcattgatatagataataaACAATAGATAATGGAActgacccctgagacactccactagtcacagtcctcaagtccaacaagcatccttccactattgccctctgcttcctaccatcaagccaaatttgcatccaatttgccagcttgcactggattccatgcgatctaatcgtccagagcagcctatcatgcagaaccttatcaaaggccttactgaaatccatgtggcCTACATCTTACCACCCTGCCCTTATCAACCTTCCTGggcacttcatcaaagaactctaacaaatttgtgaggcatgatctcccactcacaaagccatgttggctattcctaatcaaaccctgtctttccaaatgcatgtatatcttatccctcagaatcttctcaagtagtTCACCAAAACCAGCTAAAGGGCACTTACGCTCCGAGCAACAAATTCTGGTCATGCCAACAATACATACTTcccaagaagaaaataaaatgtgctgtttttcaaaatagtgctgtgaaggtCTTTCCCACCCCTTTTGAGGGCAGACAGGACTGTGGTTAATATGTAATCTGAAAGATGGCACTTCTGATGtaaccccgacagtgcagcactgcctctaCTCTGCGGTAGAATGTTAACCTTGATGTTTATGTTCAAGCTGCTAGTGTCAGCTGTGCTCCAGCAATCTATCAATGCGGAGTGGAGAACCTCATCAGCTCGCACATAAACTGTTCCTTAAAACCTACAACTTTGACCAGTTTTGATGGTCATCAATCTTGATCATCCTAGtcctacagtgcggaaagaggccattgggcccattgagtctgcactgaagCTCCAAAGAGAatgccacccagacccagaccctcaccctatcctgtaaccccacattcccCATGTCTaatcacctcacctgcacatcactgaacCCCATGGGTAATTTCCTGCACACctatggactgtgggaagaaacccgaACAcgaagaggaaacccacacagacacaggaagagcgTGCAAAGTCCAtccagacagttacccgagggtggaattgaacctggatccctggcactctAATTTTATTTGATTGAGAGGTTTTCCAATGTTCAAGATGCCATTGAATCATAGACAAAGTCAGaaagagtgatgctggaaaagcacagccggtcaggcagcatccaaggagtaggagagtcgacgtttcaagcataagctcttcgttgaatcatagaggtctacagcacagaaaaaggccctttggtctTTTTCAATAATAATCACctcactattctaatcccattttctagcacttggcctatagccttgaCATCACAGGTGGACATCTAAATACATCGAGTCATACCGcacagtccaaccagtccatgccgatccTGTTCCCAAAGTAAATTAGTCCCACCTActagcttttggcccatatctctccaaacatttcttattcatgtacttatctaaatgccttttacacggtgtaactgtacccacattcatcacttcctctggaagctcattccatgcaaaaattgccttgtctttttttaaatcttcctcctcacCCACCTTACAAATATGGCGCCTCGACTTGAAGTCCCCCACCTTAGAGAAAAAATACCTGCCATTTGTCTTATCTGtacctcttatgattttataaacctatacaaagtcacccctcaaactcctatATTCCAgtaaaaaaagtcccagtctatccacccTTGACCATCTACTAACTCAGCTCACTGTTATTTAACATGGGTTCCTCTCTAACACCTCAACAGCTTTCTGTTTCTCGAACTGTTCTCATACTGAACTCTAAACCACTCAAGATTCATTTCAACCCAGACTGCTTGGATGCTTTTTATAACAGCACTTCTGCTATTAGGGACCTCTCCTCTTCGAATGATTTTGCTCACTGCCTGACTTCTTCAGAATTATTCTGATTTTCTGTGTTATTAGACTCCGTCTCTAGGCAAGAGCGTTTTTTTTTGCTCCTTTCTTCTGTTCTTTATTTGCTAATACACTGAACTGTTCAACTTATGAGTTTAAAGTCCTCATTTAAATGCGTTTAAACTGAACAAATCTCCAGACACCCCAGCAAAACGCAAAGACCAAATCTAAAATGAAATGGAAAGACATGCATTCCTCTTCTTAACACTCAAAGTAAAAATATTACTTCATCTTAAAGCTTTACATTATTTCCATTTCAAACCCCAGGTTTCAAATAATAATATCTTATGAATTTTCATCAGACTGGTATCAACATTTATAACCATGAAACTACTGTATTATTGCAGAAATCTACCCTGTTGTCCAATGTGCTTCACAGTTAGTCTAGCCCTAGCCAAGCTGGTTCCTGCGTAcatacaacactggcatcttttCAACAATAGGAAAAAAATGCCCTGCTGTGCACTTGGCCAAAGAACACAACAAATATGGCCCAGTTATAGACACATAAGCCTTCTCGTGATCACTGCAATATAATAGAAAGGGGCATCAATACTGCTATCAAGCAACACTTACATAACAAGAACATACTCActaatgctcagtttgggttctgtcatGTCCTGACCTCAATAGATCCTCAGTTCAAGCATGGACTACACAGCAGAGGTGAGGAACTGGGGGCATAGATTCAAATCCCCCTATAGCAAATGGGGAAATTTTGATTCACTAAAAGTCTGCAACTAAACGTTAGCTTAATGGAAATCATATTCAACTATTATATACCTACCTggctcactgatgtcctttgagGATAAGAATCtgtcatccttgcctggtctggtaACACCAGACCCACCAAATGTTATTGgctcttaactatcctctgggcaATTCAGAATGGGTAATAAAAGTTAGCCTAAGCAGTGCGCATAACCCACGGATGACTTTTTAAACTTGAGATGGTATTGTTGAGAGAGCTTGGGGTGTGATGCTTGTTGTGTTTCAGAAAGACAATGTTGGTTGTAGCTTGTAGCGCAGGAGGTTATGTAAACATTTCATGCCAATGACCATTCATTAGAAATGCTATCATTCCAGAATCATATAACAGTCAAACTGGGTAAAAGGTCGCTGTGTACTTCCCAAACTGGATGGTCATTTTTACAACAACACTAAATGGATCTGAAATATAGATTCTGGGGTAgtagtgacctgtataagaaggaagagttgcacctgaattggatgGGGATCAATATCCCGGTGGGGAGATTTGCTGGTACTACTCGGGAGGCTTTACACTAGTAAGGGGGCATGGAACCTGAGGCTGATACAGTAAAGAAGGGGAGCAAGTTAAATAATCAAGGCATGCAAGACCATGGCAGAGAATGAGTTAAGACTGATAAATtatactgcatttatttcaatgtcagAGGTCTGacaagtaaggcagatgaacttagagcatggttgggaacatggcactgggatatcttAGCTATGACAGATATGTgaccagggagggacagaactggcagcttaatgttctgggGTAGAGATTCTATGAGAAGGATACAAAGGGGTgcaagaggggagaggggagtggcatttttgattaagggtACAATTACGATTTGACTTGGGGTAGATATTCCTGGGACAACATCCGCTAAAGTGATATGGAtgggactgagaaataagaaagggatgatcacaataTGAGGATTGTATTTTAGtgtcccccccaccgcccccaatGTCAGCAGGAAATTGGGAAGCAAATGtgcaaggagatctcagatatctgtaagcaTAATAAAGTtgtagttagattagattccctacagtgcggaaacaggcccttcagcccatcaagtccacaccgaccctccgaagagtaacccatccagactcattcaCCTACTCCTTACTAATGcatctatcactatgggcaatttagcacggccaattcacctgacccgcacatctttggactgtggggagaaaaccggagaacccggaggaaacccatgcagacacggggagaatgtgcaaactccacacagacagacgcccgaggctggaattgcacctgggtccctggccctgggaggcagcagagctaaccactgagccaatggtaggagattttaactttccaaagatAGACTGAGACTTCCATTGTATTAAGGGCttggatagagaggaatttgttacaaGTTCCCAAAGAAACACCTGTATATTGTCCAAACATTGACCTAAAAATCAatcgattctctctctctcttgattgGAGAGTTTTGCATTGGATTAACATCACAGTAAAAGGCCAGTCAGCCCAAACGAGCTATATTGTAAACAAGTCTCTTCATGCCCTTCTCCATGTCACCCTGATCAGTTTAATCTTTGATTCCCTTAGCATCAACTAGTTGTGAAAGTTCCATTTAGGAATGTCCTCAGGTATCTATAAAACACAGAAACCAGGAGCAGaataaggctattcagcccttcgaacctgctccactggttagtatgatcatggctgatcctctagaTCAGCAACATATTCCTGcttttgaagaagagcaggggaATTTCCTTTTGTGTCATGGTAATATACATCTCTCAAGTAACATCCCTGAAACAGTTAACGTGTTCAACAGCTTATTGTTTGAGATAGCTTGCTGTGGATAAATTAGCTTCTGTATTTCCTACATTAAGCCTTGTAAGTACTAAATTAGCTGCTAAAGTGCCTTGGAACGTCCTGAGGTTACGAACAGGTGCTCTGTGTATGATGCTATTTCATTCACTCTGCTGCAAATGTCTGTTTATTTCTCAATTGTGTTCCTTGTGATGATAGCATCAACCTCTCCAGAAAATAGTGTCTAATATCACAGAGTAAACTGTCACTCAATATCTTTGGCTGCAGGCTATATTCTATCACCTGTAGAGACTTTTATTTTTCTCTGTAAAACTGGGATTGTGTTCCCAGTTTACAGAGTCTGCATACAAAAGGAATATGATCAAGACTTGTGTATTTTTGTAAACTATATGCAGTTTTGGTACCTGGTCTCGAGGAGAGGTATCgcggcattggaggcagttcagaggaagttcaccagattgattccagagatgaaaggcttgtcttatgaagaaagattgaactgTTTATGCACATATGTGCTAaattttagaaaaatgagaggtaatCTAATCAAGGTATATAAGATGCCAAAGTAAATGTCGAGAAGTTGTTTCAACCTTGTGGGACAATCTAGAATGActggtcatagttttaagctaagGGGCattagatttaaaacagaaatgaaaagaaattatttctctcaaagtGTTATAAATCTGTAGAATTTACCACCCCAGCATGCAATGGATGCTGGGATACTAACTAAATTTAATGATCAAACAAACTTTTGATGATTGAAGGATTATGAGTAGCAGGTaataaagtggagttgaggccaaaatgAGATCAtatttgtagtgattggaactagGTGGATcgtattgactatgagatccttgattagtGTTGCTAACATGGgccaattagggagccctggctgacagagataaacaggggttTCAGAGTCCTCTCACTTCAGGGActaactctgagctggctggctacAGCCACTGTATTGTGCACAAGTGAATAAAGGATGACTCGGTAATGGGATGTCACCCTCTATACAGCTAATCCAACattaaatgttggagcaggctcaaggagctgaatggcctattcctgctcctagttcttatgttcttatttttGATGAATTATTCTGGAGCTTGGGGAGCTCCATTGCTTTTTCCATGGTAATGTAGCTAGTCAATCACTGTTGACCCACCAACCAATCAGTACCCTTTTCTCCTCTAGTGTAAGTTATTGTGAATGCATGAGCTTCGACATTCTTGTGTTTGTCCTGATGAGGGCAAGCTGGAAAATATCAGAAACATCTTTCGGTTCTCAGAAGATTCAGGCGAGAAAGTTGTGAACATGCAAACAAGCGAGACAAGGAAAGAccgactcatccactgaggttgTTTCAAAACCATTACAATCCTTACATTCTCTACCTTTGACTTTTGAGtgagaatctctgctgtgtctcagCCAGTGAATTAGCTCTGGGTCTACAGTTGTCTTTGATATTTCATTGaaccatacagtatggaaacaggcaattcagcccaacaAACCCACAtggatcctctgaagagtaacctccctacacccaccccattactctacatttacccctgccaaatgcacctaacctaaacatccctgaacactatgggcaatttagcatggccaattcacctaacctgcacatttttggattgcgggaggaaccccacgcagacatggggagaatgtgcaaactccatacagacggtcacctgaggctggaattgaacccatgtccctggtgctgtgaggcagcagtgctaaccactgagccactgtagtTGGGATGGGAAGGTTAAATGAACAAATGCTCCCTGGTGACAAGTGATGAGTGCAAGAGGACAGGAAAAGTTTAAGCTGTGGTCTTCAGGCCAGCAGAACTGCCGACAACTGTCAGAAGTGaataattaggtaaaaacaaggactgcagactGCAAACaaggaaaccagagtctagattagagtggcgctggaaaagtacagcagggtcaggcagcatctgaggagaagaaaaatcgacattttgggcaaaagcctcaACTGCTAGTTGTACATTAAAGCTGTTTAGAAACATTCCTtgtaaaataaaagaaaaacacTTCAGCAAGAAGAGCATGAAGCAACTGGAAGGAAATTGggaaaaaaagaaattacaagtgAATAATATTATTAAAATATTAAAAAACATGGTGTGAAGAGGGTCTTTCCACAATTATTAAACCGAACGAATGAAACTGGAGAGCTTTAAAAGCTGTTATATGAATGTTTACAACATATCTCAATGGTATTATTTTATTCTTGCAATGATATTTTTGTTACAATCATCAGTTCAATTACTACTTCAGTGTGTTAAAAATACCCAGGTCTCCACTTCAAATCGATGTAAAAATTTCACAAAACCAGAAGGCAATAGCTTGTAAAGTGTCAGGACGTCGCTCATAGCAACCAGTTGAGACAGCCATGGCTGCTTTATTCAGTGTTTTCCAAATGGAAAATCTCAATTTGTAAATTAATCTCCCTTTTTGGCAGGTAATTCTTTCTGCATTTTCCTTACATCTTGCAAGGAATTGATATCTGCAGCATGGAACTGTAAGCAGATACGTTTTATGTGACAGTcttggggtgaggctgagagaggtgAAACACCTTAGAGCAGTGAAAGCTAAATGGAGGGTTAATGGATGCACTTAAAATGATGAAGGTGTCAATAGAGTGAGTCAAGAGGATTTGTTTATGGTAGCTAAAGGATCAAGAAGGCAGTCACAGATTTTTGATGATTGGCAAAAAAAGAGTATACATGAGAATTGATTTATTAAATAGTTAgttaagttctgaagaagggttactgaacccaaaacgttaactctgctttctctccacagatgctgccagacctgctgagtttctccagcaatttcatttttttttgtttctgatttccagcatcagcagttctttggtttttagTTAAGATTTGGTGGAGTGATGGACAAAGAGACAATCCCAGGATTCAAAGGAAAATTGCATAAATACTGAGAGTATTCTCATCCTCAGGGCAACCAGGGATGAGAAACAAATGCTGGTCTAATCAGCAATGTCCTTGTTTCATCtggaaatgaatttttaaaaaaaggtcccTTTTCAGCTTTTTCTGCAGTAAGGAATACAATTCCAGCCTATCTTCACAGCTGAGTCATTCCATCCAAGGCCACATCTCGGTCAATGTCCTGTGCATCCTTGATAGTGCTATATTCATTTGTGATTCCAGGACATTGACTTGTCTTGACTGACATGGTCATGTTGATAGAGGGATTCAATAGGATGGACAGAACAAAATTAACTACTCTACTGGGGATGGCAGGAggtcagggagaaggcaggagaatgaggttgagaaacatatcatctgtgattgaatggcagagcagactcgatgggccaaatggtctaattttaCTCCTATATATTAGATTGGTAAGATTTGAGCTGAGCTTATTCAGGAGTGAACTGAGGAAGCACACTTGAGGCCAAAAGAAATAGAAATCTGAAACTGCTTTCCCTGTGGATACTGGAGAATCACTTGGAGGGTTGATGGTCCCTTGTAGGGTAAGGATTTCAGGGTAAATGAAGTTCAGTGCAGATCGGTCACACCCTAACTGAGTATGACCATTTGTCCATAAGGCATACGAGCAAAAGTAGGCCAATCAGCCTATCAAGTCTTCTCCAGCATTCAAGGAAATcagggctgatctgataatcctcagctccactttcctgcctcttCCCCATACTTCCTGAGTGGATCGGGCTGAAGGGGAGGAATGGCCTCTTCCTATCCCTATGGTCCTGTCCTGACTGAATTCCACACCTGTTCATTTACCAGGGACATCGAGCGAGAATTATGTTTATTGCCAGCCCCAACTGGTTCAGGAGAAATAGGCAATTTCTTTGTGTGATCAACTGAATGTGCAAACTGTGTTTTAAAGTGAAGGTCATTCTGTTTTGTAATGGTTTAGATACAGCAGATGAATTGCTTGAATTGAAGCGATAGCAGAGTGTATGTAAGATGCACATTAACTAACAGTTGGTCTTCTCTCTGCCCTGTCACCAGGTTATGGCCATGCAGCACCAGGCACCAACGCTGGCAAAGCCTTCTGTATGTTTTATGCAGTTTTGGGTATCCCACTGACCCTGGTGATGTTCCAGAGTCTAGGCGAGCGCATGAACACCTTTGTCAGATACCTGCTGAAAAGGATAAAGAAATGCCTCGGAATGAAGAAGACTGAGgtctccatggagaacatggtaACAGTCGGCTTCTTCTCCTGCCTGGGAACCCTCTGCATTGGAGCAGCAGCATTTGCACACTTTGAGGACTGGACCTTCTTCCATGCCTATTATTACTGCTTTATCACTCTTACCACCATTGGATTTGGGGATTTTGTGGCTCTCCAGAACAATGAAGCATTGCAGAAGAGGCCTCCTTATGTGGCATTCAGTTTTATGTACATTCTCGTTGGACTGACTGTGATTGGAGCCTTCCTCAACCTCGTAGTCTTGAGGTTCCTCACTATGAACTCGGAAGACGAGAAGAGAGATGCGGAGGAGCGTGCTGGGAATAGAGACACGGTTCTGGCCATCGGAGAGGATATTCAGAGCAGGAGCACCGTATTGCTGCCCTTGGAGGAAGGCCGCAGTAGGAGCAATCTAATTCCCCTGATGGAGGGCGAGGTGGGGATCAGGCATGAGAGTCTGCCAGAGCCTGTCTCCGATGTCGGATCTCTTTGCTCCTGTATGTGCTACCGATCTCAGGATTATGAAAGCTCTGACAGATTGCATCCTTGCTCCTTCAGAGCCCACACCAACCCGGTTTACTTCAACTCCATCTCCTTCAAGGTGGATGAGATGTCATTGAGTGCACGAGAGAACTTTGCCCTCTCCTCCCCCGGCAGCACCACTTCCCTTGGATACCCAAGCTTCAGCCAGCGCCTCCGAACCCGGCGGAGGTCTGTGTGAGCCCACTGCATGTGCCCTAGCTGGAGTTTGCTCAATCTAAACGCTCAATGCATTGGCGGCAGCAGCAGCATGGCAACCAGAGCCTGAACAAACAAAGCATGGCTATTGTACACCACATCTCAGTAACAGCTCGTCTGTGCTACTGGGTGAATGGAGATGCGCAAAGAGAGCAGTTTGGACACCTGAAGCCTCCTGAAGGTGGGCCTGACTCCACAATTAACCGAGGGTCCCGGATGTGGCCCAGCTCTTTGTACTTCAAGAACAGGTTAAGCTAAACTTTAACTCAACCAGAGTTTTATTACCTGACTGGACAATGCAGGTCAGAGGTAACCCATTGTTAATGTGGTTTCCCTCGACCTCTAACCCTAACAGTTTGGCTTGTGCGTGGT harbors:
- the LOC140463211 gene encoding potassium channel subfamily K member 9-like, which produces MKRQNVRTLSLILCMFTYLLVGAAVFDALESDFETSRKRLLNSKRMELKNKYGMSDEDYKELEWVVLQAEPHRSGHQWKFAGSFYFAITVITTIGYGHAAPGTNAGKAFCMFYAVLGIPLTLVMFQSLGERMNTFVRYLLKRIKKCLGMKKTEVSMENMVTVGFFSCLGTLCIGAAAFAHFEDWTFFHAYYYCFITLTTIGFGDFVALQNNEALQKRPPYVAFSFMYILVGLTVIGAFLNLVVLRFLTMNSEDEKRDAEERAGNRDTVLAIGEDIQSRSTVLLPLEEGRSRSNLIPLMEGEVGIRHESLPEPVSDVGSLCSCMCYRSQDYESSDRLHPCSFRAHTNPVYFNSISFKVDEMSLSARENFALSSPGSTTSLGYPSFSQRLRTRRRSV